The following DNA comes from Ornithobacterium rhinotracheale DSM 15997.
CACAATTTCCTCTACGCTGGAGCCCATAGGCATAATGTTTACTGATTTTTCTAAACCTATCAACATTGGTCCAATCATTTGTCCCACGCCTAAACCTCGCAACATTTTGCTCGTGATATTTGCCGACAATTGGTCTGGGAAGATAAAAACATTGGCAGCATTGTTATCCAATCGAGAGAATGGGAAGTTTTTCAGCAATTCGCAATTCAAAGCGGTATCTGCCTGAATTTCTCCGTCTACCACGATTTCTGGATTTTCGCGGTGCAAAATTACTGCTGCTTCTGCCATTTTGCGAGAGGTTGCATTGCTTTGTGTAAAGTTTTCGTTGGACAACAAAGCAATTCTTGGTCTTATCGCCATCGACTTCACAAATTGGTGCAACATTCTGGTGAGTTCCACGATTTGCTGTGCACTTAAATTCTTGTGCACCGAAGTGTCGCACAAGAAAATCGGTTTTTTATGCGTTAAAAACATTGTTACGCCCGCAATGAGATTCCCTTTGCGATTGATGGCTTGTTTGATTGGCTTTAAAGATGTTTTAAAGTCTTTTGAATAACCAATTAAGAGCCCATCTGCATAGCCATGCTCTAGCAACAACGCACCGTATTGCGAACGAGAGATTACTAATTTTTCTGCATGATAATGCGTAATTCCTTTTCTGGCACCTTTATCCCACAAGAACTGAGTGAATTTCTCACGATTTTCTGCCTGATCATCTTCAAATGGATCAATGATTGGCAAATCCACATCTAGTTTATTTTTCTTGATGGTATGTAAAATTTTATCTCTATGCCCTAATAAAATTGGATCGGCGATACCTTCTTGTTTCAAAATTAAAGCTGCCTTCAACACATTGAACTCCTCGGCATCTGCCATAATGATTTTCTTGCGGTTGAGTTTTGCACGGTTTTGAATTGCACGAATCAGTTTATCATCTTTGCCCATTCTATCCAGCAATTGCAAGCGATAGGCTTCCCAATCCGTGATTTGTTTTCTCGCCACGCCACTATCTATCGCCGCTTTTGCCACCGCCATAGAAACACGAGTGATCAAACGCTCATCAAATGGTTTTGGTATAATATAATTTTTACCAAAATTCAATTTTTTGAGATTATAAGCCAAAAGCACCTCTTCTGAAACGGGCTCTTTTGCCAAATCTGCCAATGCGTGCACCGCACCCAACTTCATTTCCTCATTGATTTCAGATGCGTTTACATCTAACGCTCCTCTAAAGATATAAGGGAATCCAAGCACATTGTTTACTTGGTTTGGATAATCGCTTCGTCCCGTTGCCATGATTACATCTGGACGCGTCTTTACGGCTAAATCATACTTAATTTCTGGGTTTGGATTTGCCAAGGCAAAGACAATTGGGTTTTCAGCCATTTTTGCTAACATTTCAGGCTTCAACACATCACCTGTAGAAAGCCCAACAAAAACATCTGTTCCATCAATTATCTCATCAAGCGTATTAGCTGGTGTGTCGTTGATAAAGAGTTTCTTACGGTCGTTTAAATCCTCACGGCGTGATGTAATCACTCCTTTGGAATCACACATAAATAAATTCTCTTTTCTCACTCCAAGCGAAAGGTATAATTTAGCACACGAAATTGCTGCCGCACCTGCTCCGTTTACCACTAGTTTTACTTCCTTGATGTCTTTTTCGGCTAATTCCAACGCATTGAGCAACGCTGCACCAGAGATAATGGCCGTGCCGTGCTGGTCGTCGTGCATTAATGGAATGGGTAATTCTTTTTTAAGTCTTTCCTCAATATAAAAAGCCTCTGGTGCCTTGATATCTTCTAGGTTGATTCCACCAAAAGTGGGTGCAATTCCTTTTACGATTTCGATGAATTTATCTGGATCTTTTTCATTAATTTCAATATCAAACACATTGATGCCTGCAAAAACTTTGAAAAGCAAACCCTTTCCCTCCATCACGGGTTTTGAAGCTTCGGCTCCAATGTCGCCCAAACCAAGTACCGCCGTACCGTTTGAGATTACGGCAACCAAATTCCCCTTGCCTGTATAATCATATACAGTTTCTGGATTTTTCTCGATTTCCAAACA
Coding sequences within:
- a CDS encoding NADP-dependent malic enzyme translates to MKNPRIADELRQEALDYHKKSPRGKIEVIPSKPHATQRDLALAYSPGVAEPCLEIEKNPETVYDYTGKGNLVAVISNGTAVLGLGDIGAEASKPVMEGKGLLFKVFAGINVFDIEINEKDPDKFIEIVKGIAPTFGGINLEDIKAPEAFYIEERLKKELPIPLMHDDQHGTAIISGAALLNALELAEKDIKEVKLVVNGAGAAAISCAKLYLSLGVRKENLFMCDSKGVITSRREDLNDRKKLFINDTPANTLDEIIDGTDVFVGLSTGDVLKPEMLAKMAENPIVFALANPNPEIKYDLAVKTRPDVIMATGRSDYPNQVNNVLGFPYIFRGALDVNASEINEEMKLGAVHALADLAKEPVSEEVLLAYNLKKLNFGKNYIIPKPFDERLITRVSMAVAKAAIDSGVARKQITDWEAYRLQLLDRMGKDDKLIRAIQNRAKLNRKKIIMADAEEFNVLKAALILKQEGIADPILLGHRDKILHTIKKNKLDVDLPIIDPFEDDQAENREKFTQFLWDKGARKGITHYHAEKLVISRSQYGALLLEHGYADGLLIGYSKDFKTSLKPIKQAINRKGNLIAGVTMFLTHKKPIFLCDTSVHKNLSAQQIVELTRMLHQFVKSMAIRPRIALLSNENFTQSNATSRKMAEAAVILHRENPEIVVDGEIQADTALNCELLKNFPFSRLDNNAANVFIFPDQLSANITSKMLRGLGVGQMIGPMLIGLEKSVNIMPMGSSVEEIVNLATVTVLEM